One part of the Raphanus sativus cultivar WK10039 chromosome 7, ASM80110v3, whole genome shotgun sequence genome encodes these proteins:
- the LOC108816434 gene encoding protein RESTRICTED TEV MOVEMENT 3-like has product MYLSAYPKGNNNNDHLSLFLEVDNSGLLPIGWRRHTKFSFTVLNQRSKKLSRKHELQQWFEQKSPGWGRLSMLPLNELHAKDSGFLVNGDLKILVEIDVLEVIGKLDVSEETSTIIETIDVNGFQILPSHAESVSRMFERHSELASEFRPKNPNLRTAYISFLLTLIETMCQSPQELSQDDLSDAYAAMGFMRDAGFKLDWLEKKLDEVSEKKKNEKSSEAGLQEMEEDLRDLKRKCSDMEDLVQKEKVKMSAAKAPLSFDDVV; this is encoded by the exons ATGTATCTTTCTGCATATCCCAAGGGAAATAATAACAATGATCACTTGTCTCTGTTTCTGGAAGTCGACAATTCTGGATTATTGCCTATTGGATGGAGAAGACacacaaaattttcatttaccGTATTAAACCAACGTTCAAAAAAACTCTCCAGAAAACATG AATTACAACAGTGGTTTGAGCAGAAGAGTCCCGGGTGGGGTCGTTTATCCATGTTGCCTCTTAATGAGCTCCACGCCAAAGATTCCGGATTTCTTGTAAATGGGGATCTCAAAATTTTGGTTGAGATAGATGTTCTTGAAGTTATTGGCAAATTAGATGTGTCAGAGGAAACTTCAACAATAATAGAAACAATAGATGTTAATGGGTTTCAGATTCTTCCTTCACAT GCAGAATCTGTGAGCCGTATGTTTGAAAGACACTCGGAGCTTGCATCTGAGTTCCGTCCAAAGAACCCAAATCTAAGGACAGCTTACATAAGTTTTCTACTCACTCTGATTGAGACTATGTGCCAGTCACCGCAGGAGCTCTCCCAGGATGATTTGTCTGATGCTTATGCTGCAATGGGATTCATGAGAGATGCTGGATTTAAGCTGGATTGGTTGGAGAAGAAGCTTGATGAGGTGtcagagaaaaagaagaatgaGAAATCTTCTGAGGCTGGGCTACAAGAAATGGAGGAAGATTTGAGGGACTTGAAGCGGAAGTGTTCAGACATGGAAGATCTAGTTCAGAAAGAGAAGGTGAAGATGTCGGCTGCAAAAGCTCCTCTCTCATTTGATGATGTTGTTTAA